One Glycine max cultivar Williams 82 chromosome 6, Glycine_max_v4.0, whole genome shotgun sequence DNA segment encodes these proteins:
- the LOC100785123 gene encoding LOW QUALITY PROTEIN: probable WRKY transcription factor 20 (The sequence of the model RefSeq protein was modified relative to this genomic sequence to represent the inferred CDS: substituted 1 base at 1 genomic stop codon) → MAITFALTKLILLYRQLSCIIYMLISLSWIIDIYAALEVARFGCTLSEVDILDDGYCWRKYGQKVVRGNPNPRSYYKCTNAGCPVRKHVERASHDPKAVITTYEGKHNHDVPAARNSSHDMAVPAVAAGGQTRTKLEESDTISLDLGMGITSAAEHRSNGQGKMLHSEFGDTXTHTSSSNLKFVHTTSTPVYFGVLNNSSNSYGSRDNRSDGPSLNRSSYPCPQSMGRILMGP, encoded by the exons ATGGCTATTACTTTTGCTTTAACAAAGCTTATACTCCTTTATAGACAGCTATCCTGCATTATATATATGCTGATATCACTATCCTGGATTATAGACATCTATGCTGCACTTGAAGTAGCTAGATTTGGTTGCACTTTGAGTGAGGTTGACATATTGGATGATGGGTACTGCTGGCGTAAGTATGGCCAAAAGGTTGTGAGAGGCAATCCTAACCCAAG GAGCTATTACAAATGCACAAATGCTGGTTGCCCTGTCAGAAAACATGTGGAGAGGGCATCTCATGATCCAAAAGCAGTGATAACCACATATGAGGGTAAACACAATCATGATGTACCAGCTGCAAGGAATAGCAGCCATGACATGGCAGTACCAGCAGTTGCAGCAGGTGGACAGACAAGAACTAAGTTAGAAGAAAGTGATACCATTAGCCTTGACCTTGGAATGGGAATTACCTCAGCTGCTGAACATAGGTCAAATGGGCAAGGGAAAATGCTGCATTCAGAGTTTGGGGACACATAAACTCATACTAGCAGTTCCAACTTGAAGTTTGTTCATACTACCTCAACTCCAGTATACTTTGGTGTTCTAAATAACAGCTCAAATTCCTATGGTTCTAGAGACAATAGGAGTGATGGTCCATCTTTAAACCGTTCCTCATATCCATGCCCACAGAGCATGGGAAGAATACTAATGGGTCCATGA